The Thermococcus celericrescens genome has a window encoding:
- a CDS encoding tRNA(Met) cytidine acetyltransferase TmcA, which produces MTVKVRFDKEVREYAKGEKVKDDVLRLTETALAQALEKFHRRMILIEGDTPRKAELAGILAGASARVLSDALEELKKKRLRDESEDGIQVLYATDALGEDTFGRKRYEAFRKHFDVLAGSNADVKAVTFKHTRDILGRTYDLLVLDMSYDYSPNDLGRIIETVRGGGLIFILAHPFEKWKKMWTGFHKSLVTPPYTIDDVKKRFNRRIIRKFTKYDGIYIITENGKLRKKPKRNKTQAKIKGRRGVEIPGETVFPRELYEMALTEGQVEVLRAFEGLVEEEGMLVLTADRGRGKSVSVGIAAIGLALALNKRTRIVVTAPEPENVQALFRFAKRALEKLGFKPYVVEEKGLIKELYARKIGLRYYPPAEGYRKSADLYILDEAAGIHVPILHKYLDKPRVVYSSTIHGYEGAGRGFSVKFLKKAREKREFKELHMDEPIRYAEGDPIEKWLFDVLLLDAEPVELTEEDYELIKNKEVYFEEPDLDDWFEHDREDLRNFVGIYILAHYRNRPSDVALLADAPHHEARVLRLKNGKIVTAVQIAKEGGIPKKVIEKMAKGYKPRGNIIPDMMVKHHMLKEFAKLKGYRIVRIATHPDAMDMGLGSKALELLEKEAREKGLDWIGSGFGASEELARFWVKNGFAVVHLSPARNPVSGEFTAIVLKPISERAKRLIRQASDEFRIRLTEWLGDTHRELEPEIARWLFETPFGEAVDYPIHLTDVQKKRLDAFTGKVLTYDTVLDAVKPIVKLYFLDGWMKPYLDERQIKLLIYRVLQAHSWEETAKLIDRTETFTMIEVRDIIRGLWYYYKRLL; this is translated from the coding sequence GTGACCGTCAAGGTCCGCTTTGACAAGGAAGTGAGAGAATACGCCAAAGGCGAGAAGGTTAAGGACGATGTTCTCAGGCTCACCGAGACTGCCCTGGCGCAGGCGCTTGAGAAGTTCCACAGAAGGATGATTCTGATAGAGGGCGATACGCCGCGAAAGGCGGAGCTGGCTGGAATTCTGGCCGGAGCTTCAGCGCGCGTTTTGAGCGATGCCCTGGAGGAACTGAAGAAAAAGCGCCTCCGCGATGAGAGTGAGGATGGGATACAGGTTCTCTACGCAACGGACGCCCTGGGGGAGGACACCTTCGGGCGGAAGCGTTACGAAGCATTCAGAAAGCACTTTGACGTCCTCGCGGGCTCAAACGCCGATGTGAAGGCCGTGACCTTCAAGCACACCCGCGACATACTCGGAAGGACGTACGACCTGCTCGTTCTGGACATGAGCTACGACTACTCCCCCAACGACCTCGGCAGGATAATCGAGACCGTCCGCGGAGGGGGACTCATCTTCATCCTGGCCCATCCCTTTGAGAAGTGGAAGAAGATGTGGACGGGCTTCCACAAGAGCCTCGTCACGCCACCCTACACGATAGACGACGTGAAGAAGCGCTTCAACAGGCGCATCATCCGTAAGTTCACCAAATACGACGGGATATACATCATCACCGAGAACGGCAAGCTCAGGAAGAAGCCGAAGCGGAACAAGACCCAGGCAAAGATTAAGGGCCGCCGGGGCGTTGAGATTCCAGGCGAGACGGTTTTCCCGCGCGAGCTGTACGAGATGGCGCTCACCGAGGGCCAGGTTGAGGTTCTAAGGGCCTTCGAGGGGCTGGTCGAGGAGGAGGGCATGCTCGTCCTCACGGCGGACAGGGGCCGTGGAAAGAGCGTCTCCGTCGGAATAGCCGCGATAGGGCTTGCTCTCGCCCTTAACAAGCGCACCCGCATCGTTGTAACCGCCCCCGAGCCGGAGAACGTCCAGGCCCTCTTCCGCTTCGCAAAGCGCGCCCTCGAGAAGCTAGGCTTCAAGCCCTACGTCGTCGAGGAAAAGGGTCTCATAAAGGAGCTATACGCAAGGAAGATTGGACTGAGATATTACCCGCCGGCCGAGGGGTACCGCAAGAGCGCCGACCTCTACATCCTGGACGAGGCCGCCGGAATCCACGTTCCCATACTCCACAAGTACCTGGACAAGCCGCGCGTCGTCTACTCCTCGACGATACACGGCTACGAGGGTGCCGGAAGGGGCTTCTCCGTCAAGTTCCTGAAGAAGGCCCGTGAGAAAAGGGAATTCAAGGAGCTTCACATGGACGAGCCGATCCGCTATGCGGAAGGCGACCCCATCGAGAAGTGGCTCTTCGACGTCCTCCTGCTCGATGCTGAGCCGGTTGAGCTGACGGAGGAGGACTACGAGCTCATCAAGAACAAGGAGGTCTACTTTGAGGAGCCGGATCTGGACGACTGGTTCGAGCACGACAGGGAAGACTTAAGAAACTTCGTCGGTATCTACATCCTCGCCCACTACCGCAACAGGCCGAGCGATGTGGCCCTGCTCGCCGATGCGCCGCATCACGAGGCCAGGGTGCTCCGTTTGAAGAACGGGAAAATCGTTACCGCCGTGCAGATAGCCAAGGAGGGCGGTATTCCAAAGAAGGTCATAGAGAAGATGGCCAAGGGCTACAAGCCGCGCGGGAACATAATCCCGGACATGATGGTCAAGCACCACATGCTCAAGGAGTTCGCCAAGCTGAAGGGATACAGGATAGTCAGGATAGCCACCCACCCGGACGCGATGGACATGGGGCTGGGGAGTAAAGCCCTTGAACTGCTGGAGAAGGAGGCGAGGGAAAAGGGCCTCGACTGGATAGGCTCGGGCTTCGGTGCGAGTGAAGAACTGGCCCGCTTCTGGGTCAAGAACGGCTTCGCGGTGGTGCACCTCAGTCCAGCCCGCAACCCTGTCAGCGGTGAGTTCACCGCGATAGTCCTCAAGCCGATAAGCGAGAGGGCGAAGAGGCTCATTCGCCAGGCCAGCGATGAGTTCAGAATCAGGCTCACAGAGTGGCTGGGCGACACCCACAGGGAGCTTGAGCCTGAGATAGCGCGCTGGCTCTTCGAGACGCCCTTCGGTGAGGCCGTGGATTACCCGATTCACCTCACCGACGTCCAGAAGAAGAGGCTGGACGCCTTCACGGGCAAGGTTCTCACCTACGACACCGTGCTCGACGCGGTCAAGCCGATAGTGAAGCTCTACTTCCTGGACGGCTGGATGAAGCCCTACCTCGACGAACGCCAGATAAAACTCCTGATCTACCGCGTGCTCCAGGCCCACAGCTGGGAGGAAACCGCGAAGCTCATAGACAGAACCGAAACCTTCACAATGATAGAGGTGCGCGACATCATCAGGGGCCTCTGGTACTACTATAAGCGGCTCCTTTAA
- a CDS encoding S9 family peptidase has protein sequence MAKGLTEKDLEKFKLVGNIDAFRRRLVFQVTEISVEKDDYFSRIYLYDGRKVKPFTSGKKDGNPRFSPDGKLIAFTSKRDKESKEAELYVIPTDGGEARLLAKFKYGIKNLRFTEDGKSIAVVTPIDVEKKPKDDVHVIKEIPFWFNGVGWVYGKRSVVYLVDLETGRKRSITPKNLDVSQIRFYEGKLYFIAQEDRERKPMVSDLYVLEGRKAKRLTPGEWSVSDFIPLDDGTFILKANIRERGIPTNTHIYHYNPETGEMRKLTAELDRAAYNSLNCDVRGSQRAELVFRDGWVYYVATDGPRANLFRVNLKGKIERVIGSDRSVESFAIGDYVAFTSQDAVTPTELYILRDGKEKRITDFNSWIKEYELSKPEHFRVKASDGVEIDAWIMKPVDFEPGKKYPAVLEIHGGPKTAYGYSLMHEFHVLTAKGFVVIFSNPRGSDGYGEDFADIREHYGERDYQDLMEVVDEALKRFDFIDEERIGVTGGSYGGFMTNWIVGHTKRFKAAVTQRSISNWVSFFGTTDIGYFFAPDQIGSDPWSNTDAYWDKSPLKYAPNVETPLLVIHSMEDYRCWLPEGLQFYTALKYLGKTVELALFPGENHDLSRGGKPKHRVKRLELIAGWFKRWLKG, from the coding sequence ATGGCGAAAGGCCTAACCGAGAAAGACCTCGAAAAGTTCAAGCTCGTCGGGAACATCGACGCCTTCAGGAGAAGGCTCGTTTTCCAGGTAACGGAGATAAGCGTTGAAAAGGACGACTACTTCTCAAGGATCTACCTCTACGACGGCAGAAAGGTTAAGCCCTTCACCTCCGGAAAGAAGGACGGAAACCCGCGCTTCTCCCCGGACGGAAAGCTGATAGCCTTCACCTCAAAGCGCGATAAGGAGAGCAAGGAGGCCGAGCTGTACGTTATTCCAACCGACGGCGGCGAGGCGAGACTTTTAGCGAAGTTCAAGTACGGGATCAAGAACCTCCGCTTCACAGAGGATGGTAAGAGCATAGCGGTCGTTACGCCAATAGACGTTGAGAAGAAGCCAAAGGACGACGTCCACGTCATCAAGGAAATTCCTTTCTGGTTCAACGGCGTCGGCTGGGTCTACGGGAAGAGGAGCGTGGTCTATCTCGTTGACCTTGAGACCGGCAGGAAGAGGAGCATAACGCCGAAGAACCTCGACGTCTCGCAGATTAGGTTCTATGAAGGAAAGCTCTACTTCATAGCCCAGGAAGACCGCGAGAGGAAGCCGATGGTGAGCGACCTCTACGTCCTCGAGGGCAGGAAGGCAAAGAGGCTAACCCCCGGAGAGTGGAGCGTGAGCGACTTTATTCCCCTCGACGATGGAACCTTCATCCTCAAGGCCAACATCCGCGAGCGCGGGATTCCGACGAACACCCACATCTACCACTACAACCCGGAGACGGGCGAGATGAGGAAGCTCACCGCGGAACTCGACAGGGCTGCATACAACTCCCTAAACTGCGACGTTAGGGGAAGCCAGAGGGCAGAACTGGTTTTCAGAGACGGCTGGGTTTATTACGTGGCAACGGACGGCCCGAGGGCGAACCTCTTTAGGGTAAACCTTAAAGGCAAAATCGAGCGCGTCATCGGCAGCGATAGAAGCGTTGAAAGCTTCGCCATCGGCGACTACGTAGCCTTTACCTCCCAGGACGCGGTCACTCCAACGGAGCTCTACATCCTCCGCGACGGAAAGGAGAAGAGGATTACGGACTTCAACAGCTGGATAAAGGAGTACGAGCTCTCCAAACCGGAGCACTTCAGGGTCAAAGCGAGCGACGGCGTTGAGATAGACGCCTGGATCATGAAGCCCGTTGATTTTGAGCCCGGAAAGAAATATCCCGCCGTTCTGGAGATTCACGGGGGGCCTAAAACCGCCTACGGCTACTCCCTCATGCACGAGTTCCACGTTCTTACTGCCAAAGGCTTCGTCGTGATATTCTCCAACCCGCGCGGCAGCGACGGCTACGGCGAGGACTTCGCGGACATAAGGGAGCACTACGGGGAGAGAGATTACCAGGACCTGATGGAGGTCGTTGACGAGGCGCTGAAGCGCTTCGACTTCATCGACGAGGAGAGGATAGGAGTTACCGGCGGTTCCTACGGCGGCTTCATGACCAACTGGATAGTCGGACACACGAAGCGCTTCAAAGCGGCGGTAACCCAGAGGTCGATCTCCAACTGGGTGAGCTTCTTCGGAACGACGGACATCGGCTACTTCTTCGCGCCCGACCAGATTGGCTCTGACCCTTGGAGCAACACCGATGCCTACTGGGATAAGAGCCCGCTGAAGTACGCGCCGAACGTTGAAACGCCCCTGCTCGTAATCCACTCGATGGAGGACTACCGGTGCTGGCTGCCCGAGGGACTGCAGTTCTACACGGCGCTCAAATACCTCGGCAAGACCGTTGAGCTGGCGCTCTTCCCAGGAGAGAACCACGACCTCAGCAGGGGCGGAAAGCCGAAGCACAGGGTTAAGCGCTTAGAGCTGATTGCCGGGTGGTTTAAGAGGTGGTTGAAGGGGTGA
- a CDS encoding DUF4855 domain-containing protein: MTRLALFYYAGKKITPKEQIAEFIKYFDGVVLLSTDEGKYSNFSTLLSDMKKFVAESGLGFEIWVEIPYYDATKTRRTLEDMKDWVTKVESSTVARRVTGYYFSLEGAGAVSSDSTKIKNIVSYIRDTYKKPVLWIPIERWEDRDPLYLTRKCVQKVGFTHVAPQPHYYMVTNTKDDYYRPNGMNYQDLNEFMWFCHENGFGVEMEWDSAVRGYCEHCGYGCNATKCTERARDYLVSLGDIEKRFGKFPYVVYYLAQTSTTI, translated from the coding sequence ATGACTCGACTGGCATTGTTTTATTATGCTGGAAAGAAAATTACACCTAAAGAACAAATTGCAGAGTTTATAAAATATTTCGATGGAGTTGTGCTATTGTCTACCGACGAAGGAAAATATTCGAATTTTTCTACGCTCTTGAGTGACATGAAAAAGTTCGTAGCAGAATCCGGTTTGGGATTTGAAATATGGGTGGAAATCCCGTATTATGATGCTACTAAAACGCGCAGGACTCTCGAGGATATGAAGGATTGGGTAACTAAAGTCGAATCCTCTACTGTGGCCAGAAGGGTGACGGGGTACTACTTCAGTCTGGAGGGAGCAGGGGCCGTGTCTAGTGATTCTACTAAAATAAAAAACATTGTGAGTTACATTAGAGACACTTACAAAAAACCTGTACTGTGGATACCCATAGAAAGATGGGAGGACCGTGATCCATTGTATTTAACAAGAAAATGTGTACAAAAAGTAGGATTTACTCATGTAGCTCCGCAACCCCATTACTACATGGTCACCAACACTAAAGATGATTACTACAGACCAAATGGTATGAATTATCAAGATTTAAACGAGTTCATGTGGTTCTGCCATGAAAATGGGTTCGGTGTCGAGATGGAATGGGACTCAGCAGTTAGAGGGTATTGCGAGCACTGTGGGTACGGATGTAATGCTACAAAGTGTACGGAGCGAGCAAGAGATTATTTAGTGTCACTTGGTGACATTGAGAAAAGGTTCGGGAAGTTCCCATATGTAGTTTACTATTTAGCACAGACCTCAACAACTATCTAA
- the mobA gene encoding molybdenum cofactor guanylyltransferase, whose amino-acid sequence MLGVILAFPEKRWENYTLPVADEPVVRLTERRLLTSKRIDEVITVVRKDKLRTYSLHVSNPLPVSARSKMEALLKALPGEPFFLAEGNMPLIMPFLVNYMTGLFYENEPEALIPVWKDGTAEVTHAVYEPDALADAIEAALAEGYRNLNRVTEFLDYEPLSIEELAKRNPKVTLSFFRVRNSFDIRFAVETLKREGQT is encoded by the coding sequence ATGCTCGGGGTAATCCTGGCCTTCCCAGAAAAGCGGTGGGAGAACTACACTCTGCCCGTTGCAGATGAGCCGGTCGTCAGGCTCACGGAGAGGAGGCTCCTCACAAGCAAGAGGATAGATGAGGTCATCACGGTGGTCAGAAAGGACAAGCTCAGGACTTATTCCCTTCACGTCTCGAATCCCCTTCCTGTTTCCGCAAGGAGCAAGATGGAGGCCCTCCTGAAAGCCCTCCCCGGGGAGCCGTTCTTTCTGGCCGAGGGCAACATGCCACTGATAATGCCCTTCCTCGTGAACTACATGACCGGGCTCTTCTACGAGAACGAGCCGGAGGCGCTGATACCGGTCTGGAAGGACGGGACGGCGGAGGTTACGCATGCGGTTTACGAGCCTGACGCCCTTGCCGATGCCATTGAGGCGGCCCTGGCCGAGGGCTACCGGAATCTGAACCGGGTAACGGAGTTCCTAGACTACGAACCGCTGTCCATTGAGGAGCTGGCAAAGAGGAACCCAAAGGTGACGCTGAGCTTCTTCAGGGTAAGGAACTCCTTCGACATCAGGTTCGCGGTCGAGACCCTCAAGCGGGAAGGACAAACGTGA
- a CDS encoding pyrolysin, whose amino-acid sequence MVRTIRERVVMKKILSAALSLLVLFSLMAMIGPPSVSAKLLTDYNVLILKNSDAWGTPAVEDTLTDMGVPYDVMTSTELQSKTSQDLIDTYDMIVIVSDQRQRFYDEIGSQMDKLEEYVRAGNVLEIHAANWGWGGGLWTTPLPGGVEIRKSYSSHDYVLANSTTLTSSYASHGYFVDLPANAEIITVQAPLGTPDNTKPSTVLYSLGSGKVFVTGLTIEYSVARMGSDWAAFYKEMVTLNLGYSTPAPVVSSRRVSFMMLNFYYYRRYTALLEKYNALYLEAVEGGLDNETLIETLMMAQGYNSTAAEYYTNASRYGPVLGNLRKLQILPDMREAALHQKQAVKTLKDAMAEP is encoded by the coding sequence TTGGTTCGGACCATAAGGGAGAGAGTTGTTATGAAAAAAATTTTGAGCGCGGCGTTATCGCTGCTTGTGTTGTTTAGTTTAATGGCCATGATTGGCCCACCATCCGTCTCGGCCAAACTGCTGACGGATTACAACGTACTGATTTTGAAAAATTCTGATGCCTGGGGTACGCCTGCTGTTGAGGATACCCTCACGGACATGGGGGTACCATACGACGTTATGACGAGTACTGAACTTCAGAGCAAAACATCTCAGGATCTTATAGACACATACGACATGATCGTCATTGTCAGTGACCAGAGACAGCGGTTTTACGATGAGATAGGGTCTCAGATGGACAAACTTGAGGAATATGTAAGGGCCGGAAATGTCCTTGAGATACACGCTGCCAACTGGGGATGGGGCGGCGGATTGTGGACTACACCGCTTCCCGGAGGGGTGGAGATAAGGAAGAGCTATTCAAGCCACGATTATGTACTTGCCAACAGTACAACCCTCACAAGTAGCTATGCAAGCCACGGTTACTTCGTAGACCTTCCAGCGAATGCAGAGATAATCACCGTTCAGGCGCCTTTGGGAACCCCCGACAACACCAAGCCGAGCACAGTATTGTACTCCCTTGGGAGCGGTAAGGTCTTCGTAACGGGTCTGACCATTGAGTACAGCGTTGCAAGAATGGGATCCGACTGGGCCGCTTTCTATAAGGAAATGGTGACCCTGAACCTCGGTTATTCAACCCCTGCACCCGTCGTAAGCTCCCGGAGAGTGAGCTTTATGATGCTCAACTTCTATTACTACCGCCGCTACACGGCCCTTCTTGAAAAATACAACGCACTCTATCTCGAGGCCGTTGAGGGTGGGCTGGACAACGAGACACTCATCGAGACACTCATGATGGCGCAGGGCTACAATTCAACCGCGGCGGAGTACTACACCAATGCAAGTAGATACGGACCGGTTCTTGGGAACCTGAGGAAACTCCAGATATTGCCTGATATGCGGGAAGCGGCGCTTCATCAGAAGCAGGCAGTAAAAACCCTGAAAGATGCGATGGCAGAGCCGTGA
- a CDS encoding biotin transporter BioY, with the protein MNNRDVAFAALFAALTAVGAQISIPIGPVPITLQVLFVLLGGLVLGARLGFLSQLAYVVMGAVGIPVFAGPQGGFAVLYGPTGGYIVAFPIAAFIAGYLTEKTEKKAGMLAGSLGGIAVIYLLGWLRLAFFMNGDFESAFRLGVLPFVPFDILKATVAVSVAWAVRKMVETV; encoded by the coding sequence ATGAACAATAGGGACGTGGCGTTTGCGGCGCTCTTCGCCGCCCTGACGGCGGTTGGTGCTCAAATAAGCATCCCTATAGGCCCGGTTCCGATAACGCTTCAGGTTCTGTTCGTTCTCCTCGGGGGGCTCGTTCTTGGTGCCAGGCTCGGCTTTCTAAGCCAGCTCGCTTACGTGGTCATGGGTGCGGTGGGGATCCCCGTGTTTGCAGGCCCCCAGGGCGGCTTCGCCGTCCTCTACGGGCCGACTGGGGGCTACATAGTCGCGTTTCCAATAGCGGCTTTTATAGCCGGATACCTAACGGAAAAAACGGAGAAAAAAGCGGGGATGCTCGCAGGCTCCCTGGGCGGCATCGCGGTCATCTATCTCCTGGGCTGGCTCAGGCTCGCTTTCTTCATGAACGGGGACTTTGAGAGTGCTTTCAGGCTTGGGGTGCTGCCCTTCGTGCCGTTTGATATCCTAAAGGCTACCGTGGCGGTGAGTGTAGCATGGGCGGTCAGAAAAATGGTGGAAACGGTGTGA